The nucleotide sequence CAAGTGCGGAGCGTACATCGTTTGCAAGTATTGCATATAAAAAAGATAAAAGTGCATTTGCCGGATCGAGTGGCGGACGTTTTGATCTTTGCGTGAATAAAAAATCTTCTCGCTGAGAAGTTATCAAAGAAGACAGAACACCGAAATATGTATTTGCACATTCACCTTCATAACCACGCAGTTCTTTTAATGTTTCTGCCTGCTTAATATTATTCAATCTTCGTCCGAGTGTTTCGGCTGCATCAACAACAGCATCAGGACAATTTTCCGGATGGTTGCGCTGATGACGAAGAAGGATGTATCTGTAATTAGACACTTTTGCAGCGATAATCGGTTTTGCAATTTTCAGTGATTCAAATTCATTATCTGAAATTGCGTACTGAGTTTTTCTTAATAAAACATTTCCTTTCTGTGCTCCATAAACTCTTGCAAGAAATTTACCGGTTTCTGTTAAGTAGCTTATGCCTACATTATTCTCTGCACAGAATGCCATTACTTGCGGAGTAAGTGGTTTGAAGCCGAAGCAAACAATATTTTCGATTGTATGTATCGGAGCCTGAAAAGCTTTCTTTGAAACTCCTTCATCATCAGTTACTTCTACAATAAATGTTTCTCGCTCTTTTCGAACAAAAGCTTTATCTGAAGTTATATAAAGTGTGTTTAGATGTTTTTTCATTTTTAGATTTAATAAAGATAACATCTTTTAATAAAGAAGTCATCTTTTCTTATTATGAATACAAATCTTTAATATAATTTTGCAATTTTCTTTTGTTCATTGCTTTCGGTTGACAGATAGATTGCAGTGAACAGTTTCTGCATTTTGAATTGTACTCAATCCTCGGAATTATTTTTTTATCTACAATCTCTCTAACTGCCTGAATAACTTGTAATGTTTGACTGCGAAGTTCCTCATCAATTGTTACCAAATTTCTTCTACGGATTTTGCCATAAAAGAAAGCTGCACTGGATATTTGTGTGTCTTGCATTTCTTCCAGGCAAAGCACCTGTGCACATAGTTGAACTTTATCGCTTATATCTTCTTTAGGTTCGCCCGCTTTGAATTCAACCGGAAAAATTTCTTTTCCTTTTGAAGTATGTTTGAATTCGACAACATCGCATCTTCCGACCAACCCGTATTTGAAAGAATGAATTCTAAGACCACGAACAGTTTTAATGTCACCTCTTGTTTCATAAGTATCGGTGTCAACTTTTTCGTGCAGAATTTCTCCGCGCACAGTAAACAGATTATCCTGCCAAACGTCATCCACGTGGATTAGACCGCATTGGCGCGGGCAGAAAATATAATGCTGCAAAGCACTGATCATTATAAAGTCATCTTCAGTGAACATAGATTATTTTCTACCTTTGTCAATCTTACGTTTTTGTTTTTCAGTTAAAGCTTTATAATTCTCCTTTGTTACAACCTTTCTTCCCGATTTTTTCTCAAGGTCCTTTCTTGCTTTTCCTGCAACACTTCCACCTTCTCTGGCTGCATTTTTATTAGGAACAAATCCATGAGCATTTTTAGTTCTCGCAATTTCAGTAGTAGAAGCTTCTCCAAGCATTGTAAAGATTAATTCCAAATCTGTCATATGGTCACGAAGATTTTCCTGTGCTTTAGTTAACCCTTTATGTTTTTTATAATCAGAAGGTGTGAATCCAAAAGTTGCTTTACTAATTTCAGCAGTAAGTATGGCGTATTCTAATCCTTCTTTGACACCACGCTTTTTCCATTCGTTAGTTAATTCATCTCTAACGAAAATCCCTCGAACACGTTTTTCAATCCATTCGTCTGAATAACCTTTAGCCTTGTATATCTCACGCATTCTGTGTTGAGCAAGTTCCGGATTTTCTATTTCTTCCAGGCGTTCATAGCCTACTTTTGCCAACCATATTTTAAATGGTTCTGCTTTGGGTGAAGGGACGGATTGAATCAATCTCAGTAATTGATTTACGTCGGCAACATCAGTAAGGCGCATTTTATCATCGGAGGCTCTCATTTTCAAAGCGTTACAATTTGTAACGGTTTCATTTCCTTCGGCTTTAAGTCTCTTTTTTAAAACACGCCAATATACTTGCGGATTTGGACTATCAGTTAAAACTGCAATCACATCAACAATTGCAAAATACCACTTCTGTTCGGATTCGCTCCATTCAGAACGGATTTTTTTACTTTCAAAGAGTTTTATGTTGGGCATAATGTTACTCGTTTTGTTTATAACTCAACAATCTTAAATGTTTCGGGAAACGTTTTACCATCGAGATAAATTTCGTAATCTGAAAATTCTTTTGTGGAACACATATTTGATTATTTTTAATTCTAAAATACCTGGTAACCTTCATGATCTCTTTCAAGTAAAGGGAGTAAACCTTTCATGTAACCAAGAAAAGCTGGATCATAATCATATTGCCAAGCATACAGACCTGAATTTTCATAACCCTTAACGAAACCAATTGAAAGCATGTTGATTTTGTTTAACCATAATTGAACACTTTTCCTGTTTATTTCTTTTGGGCTAACTTTTATGTGGTTTTCAAGTCTTTTAACTAATTCCTTGTCAACAACAACTAACCTTGTATCTGAAGCAATAACTTTATAAAGATTTGCAACTTCGGGATAGTCCATTTCATCTTCCATTTTTATTAAGCGTTGATGTTTTTCATTTGTATCAGACATTAATTCTCTGCGTAAAGCATCCGTTATTAAATCAGCGGGCGAATCAGCTGCCACTCTGTTTTCTTCAAATAACTTTTCAAGAATCTGACTTGGTAATGTAAAAGCAGGATGGCGGTTATAAAGCGGAGATTGAATTTTGAAATCAATTAATGTTGCAATATAATCTTCATTGTTTCTTCTAACTCTACCACCGGTTTGAATTAGGTTTGCTATACCTGCTCGCTCACGAAATGCAGAGCGAAAAGAAAAATCAACACCTGCTTCCACGCAACTTGTTGATACCAATGTCCATTCTTGTACTCCAAAATGAAGACGTTGTTTTATTAATTCCAAAATCAATTCTCTGTGAACAGGTGCAAGTGCAGTTGAAAGATGTAAAACATCATGTCCAGATTTACGCATAGATTCAGCAAGAACTGCTGCAGACTGAACTGTATTCATTATAACAAGTCGTGGACCCGTTTTACTTTGTATCAAATCAATCAATCCTTTTTCGTCAAGCAAGGTATTATGGCGTAAAGGTGTTATCCGTTTTGTTTCTTGTTTAAGTGCTTCATTTCTTATTTCTTTTGGGATTAATTCCGGTAATTTTACAGTCAGATCCATCATATCTTTTAATTCCCAAAATCTTGGCAAAGAGCCTGAAGCAAAAACAAAATGACAACTCCATTTATCTGAAAATTCCTTTAACCATTTCCAAGTTTGTGGCCAAAGAAAATTCGGTATTGATGCATGAGTTTCGTCAATAAAAACACCACTTCCGGGTAGTTCATGGAGTTTACGAAGTTTAGATGGGTGATTGCTTGCTATTGTTTCAAAAAACTGAACAGCAGTTGTAACAATGATTGGAGCTTTCCATAATGTAGAAAATTGTCTTGTTTGTAATGTTTCAAAATCTGCCTGATGATGATGTTCTGCAACTACTTCATCTGCTTTTTCCCCAGGTAAAATGAGTGACTTCCTATAAATATCAACAGATTGTTTAATGATATTTGTGTATGGTAACACAACTATTATATGCCTTAAATTTTTTGTAATAGCTGTTTTTAATAAATGAGCCATGATTGCTGTTGTTTTTCCGGTTCCAACCGGACTATCGCAGGCATAAAAAGATGGAGTTGTGTCTGCCTCTTTGCAGGCATCATATATTTTTCTTCGTAATAAATTTCTTTCACTCTTTTCAGTGTCTTTTCCTAAGCCATTTATATAAATATCAAGAGCTTTTAACCTTTCTTTCCATTTTGCTTCAACCTTGGTAGAGGGATATTCTTGCCCATAATTATTTGCGGTATCACCATGATCTGCATCTACTAAACATGAAAGGGCAATACGCCGTGTCAATCCATTCCAATCAGAAGCTCTATCAATATGTTTATTAATATTCTCACAACCAGATTGAATGTGTTTTGAGAGATAATCTTTCAAATATTGTTCAGTTCGAGTTTCTAAATTTGGATCGCGAAGGAATAATTCTGCTTTTGATCGTTCTTGAGGTATAGATTGTAATCCTATGTGGTGGGCATAGACTATTAATGCTGATTCTACTAAATCATTATTAACTAAGTTTTTTGTGCCAGCATCTACATGATTAATGGGTAAACCTTTTCCACCACCTATAAAGAGTACTTTTTGGTTATCATCATCAAGCTTACCCAAATCGTGAAAAAGGGCAGCCGCACGTACAGCTTCAAATAAATACTCATAGTTACCTTTATAATAAGAAGCCAGATTTTTTATATTTTTCTCTGCTCTTCTTAATACTTCTGAAATATGTTTGTAGTAAGATTGAGCAGGTACAGGCGGATTCTTTCCTTTACTATGTGCTAGCCACTCGGTCATTTATATTTCTTTCATCAAATCTCTAATTGATTTCACTTTTTTCTTTAATTCATCAGGTACGTCCTTTTCAGTTGGTATTTTGTATTCTGCACGTGATGTTGATGGCTTCTCGGGTTCCTTTAGTTTAATTGGAGTTAATGCTGAGATGAGATCAAAATCAGAACAGGAACCGAGAGGAGAATTGTGTTCAATATACCATGCGTGCAGGATTTCAACTTGTGAACGAATATATGAAGCTGTATTTGTATAAGCATAAGGTATTACTTTTGTTAAAAGTTCAATATCCTGCATAGTACAACCAGTCTTGTAAGCTACTGCGGGATTTACAAAGAAGGGCATACAATACAAACCATGCTGTGCTATTCTATAGCTCAATGGAGCCATTCCTCTATCTTTGCCTTCTTCAACACCAGATTTATTCGTAGTAGTTAATCTTTCTATATTGATTGGAGCAATAGAAACCCCAAGACCAAATTGAACCACGCCAGTCTTAATACTTGTCGAGGAACCTTCTTCGAGAAATGTATTTCCAAATACACGTCCATCCCAAAATTTCTGTTTAAATTTTTCTTGATTATTTTTTAGTAACTCAATAATTTTTGTTCTATCCCGATCCCTTTTTTCTAGAATATCAAACCCATCATTGATTTTAAGTTTTTGAGCAATACTTTTCCATACCTCTCCATCTTTATCTTCTATTAAGTCGCGAAGTTTGCGTTTGAACGAAACAGGCGATATTTCACCTCTCTGATCATTCCTTTGGCGCGGATCGCTTTCTTTATCAGGATCTCCATTAGGATTAGAATTAATAACTTCAATGACCAACAAGCCTGTGGCACGATTAAAAATTTCTTTGTTTGTTTTATTTGACATAATGAACTCCATTAGATTTGTTAAAAAATATTTTAATTATTCTCATTATTTTATTTAAAAGTACTGTCAGAAACAGATTCTGCTTTACTTTCTGATCTTGATAAATATCCTAAAAGTATTTGCGCTCTTTCTGCACTGGAAGTCGATGAAGGTAAGTCTTTATTACTAAGCAAATCAGTAACCTTTCCAAGTTCACCTACGGCCCATCTTGCTAACTTCACTTTCTCTCCAGATTCTTTTCTTGTCCATGCTTGATAAACACCTAACCTTTTTGAAAGCATATCAAGTGCAGAGACGGGATTATCTAATGCAATCTGAAGATGTGAATTACCCAACAGTTGTGGGGGGATACTTCCTCCACGCACATTGTTACAATATTCAAAGTGAAGAGTATCTATCAATGATAAAAATCTACCAATATAGAAAAATGTGTCTTTCATATAGTTCTCCTTTTTAATTCCAAGTTTGAATAAATAAATAGATAAAATTGATATTGCTTTTAAAACAGTAAATCTTGCATCAAGATAAAAAACTGTAATCTCATTTTTATGGTCAGAATTGCCTAATCCTATAAGGAGAGATTGTGTTCTTTGAAGGGTAAGGTTAAGTAAGTTTTCAATTAAATACGTTTGCCTATTCTGTGTATCAAAGAAAATATCGTATATATCTCCTAAAGAAATTCCTGAGACAGAAGATGTATCTTGTCCAAATCTAATCCACTGTTTTTGAGTAATTTGAACAAGATCAGCAGGGAAAGGGCACCAAGGTGAAAGAAAAATTACCTTCGATTCATTGTTATTAAGAAATTGAGAAATTAATTCAGATTTACTCTGTTGTTTTGCAGTTTTTCTTTCAATTTCTTTTCTGAAAAATGGTAAAGAAAAATTGGGGTAATTTCTAGCAGCTTCACGCCATAGTTCATCAGCTTGTACTAATTGAGAAATTGTATAAATACGCTGCAAAGAAACCTGTGTGCGCCCTAAGTCTGCTTTTCGTAAAGCAATAATCCTTAAAAGATCATTAGCTTTAACAATTTCCTTTCCTTTTAACGCATCAACTACAACCTTTGCTGTTGCTTCATAATTGCTCTCACTAAAGTCATGCTGACTCACTCCACCTAATAAATAAGCTTTGTTAACATTGATATCTGGTTTGTTCTCAAGATATGCTATAAGTAAATCTCTCTTATCCATTAATCCTGGAACAAGACACCAAGTTTTCTCTTTTCTTGATTCCTCAGTAATCCAATTTAAAGAATCCTGAATTGTATTAGCTTCTTTTCTTCCAATTGGTATTATATCTGTGCTGATCTTTTTGTATCGGGTTTGACAAGGAGTTTGATCGTTTACTGAGAAAAGATAAGTCTCCCCTATTGGTAATTTTGGATTGGGAAATTTGTCATTTTCTAGAATTTGTTCTATGCCTGATAACGCGCTTATCCCAATAGTTACATTAGTTGTCTGTGCAGTTGAATCATCTTGCATTTTAAATAAGCATTCGCTGACAAAATTTTCAAACTTTTGGTTGGCAACACGAATGGAAAAATTTTCCCAGTCACTTACATCGAGCATTAAAGGTATCTCTGCAACATATTCTTGTTTTTTATTTTCCCATTTATTACCTATTAAAATATTCTCAATTAAGGAATAAGGAATATCGTTCTCTTTTTGCTTTAATTTAATTGACAAATCATAAATGAAATCATCTACTTTTGAAATCAAGAATCTTTTCATTAATTCTGCGAGTGCTTGATATTCTTTGTTATTTGTTTCAATAAAAGGTAGAAGATTTGTAACTCTCTCTTGTAGTCTATTCCACCAATTATTTTCTGAATCGGTAATATTTAATTCTCTATTCTCTCCAATTAATAATCTTCTTTTTTGATATTCATCTTTATTTAGATTATTTAATTTTTTTCTAATTTGATCATCTTTCCCTACTTTCCAAATTGGTTTTTGCAATTTCAGCATAGGAAAGCGATTATGATTTCCTTGACTTGTAGTCCATAATCTTGCGATATCATCTCTATTCCGAAATTCTATTCTGTCAACTTTACCTTCTTTATTTAATCCAACAATTAATCCATCTTTTCTCCCTGGCTCTTTAATATCTGGATGTCTTTTAGTAAGATTGATACCACATCTTTCCAGACTTTTATAAAGAACATATCCTTCATTCAACATATTCGAGTACCCCTTTCTTAATCCATACATCTTGTTTATATGATGGATCATATTTATTTGGCCCGCTGAAAACAGAAAAGAGCATTGAGGGAATTATTTGTTCGATAGATTCTTCAACTTTAGTTTCTTCACGGAATAACCCAACATAAGTTGGTGTAAATTCTTTCCATCCCAAACAAGGAACGTGATACCATTTTCCATTCCTCAGTCTTTTTATAAATTTATCTTGGAGTAAATGCAAATGATTTGTTGTAATTACATCATTGTTATTCGGCAGGTCTAGTTCTTCAACAATTCCATAAATTCGATAACAAACATTTGTAAGAATTGTAGCAAATAATTGAAAGTTATCAGTTCCACTTTTTCTTAAAGGTCCGTGATAATTATTTGTATAGCGGTGATAGTGAATTGGAGCGCATATTTCAACTTTCGTTGGTTTTATATATGCACTCTTAACTCGTGCAATTGATTCAAACATACCTTTTGCTGCTGAATATGTTGGAGCGGGATAGGAAATTGGCGTTGCCCCTGTATCCGGTCTTGTAAACATTGCTGCTGGTCCAGCAATTTCAAATTTAACTTCATAAGGTTTTGTTTTTTTTGACATAGTGTTTCCCTTTTAATTATATAAAATTAGTTTTAAATAATATCATAAGAATAAATTTTCTTCAAGATCATAACCAGATTTTCTGCATAACTATTTTTGCCAATCAGGATGAAACTTGCCAAGGTCATGAAGAAAACCAGCTAATTCTGCCCAATCCTTATTACCAAATTCTTCTGCAAATTTTCCAGTAAGTTTTGCAACGGCATCAAGATGAACTTTTAATAGGTGTGGTTCTTTCCAGTTCCCATCTTCCTTCAGTTTTACGTGTGCAATAAATCCTTTCTTCATAACCCGCCTTAAAAATTAATAAACTTTGTGAGTTTAAAAAGATGACTTTCAAAGAATGTTATTTTGATTTTTGAAGTAATAGAAAATTGATCCAATTCTGAAATTTATTTCAATAATTTCCTTTGTGGAAGCACTTTTAACTGTCCCGGCTAATGTCTGAATTGTAGATTTAAATGTAAAAATTATTCTTCATAATCTCTTTAAAATATTTATAACAGCATTTCATTGTCTATTTTTTTCTTTTCTTCTTTTTTTTCTTTAGTTGGTCTTTTTTCTCTTCAAACTCAGCAAAGAATTCTTTAATATTTACGTAAATCTTAGCAACAACATCTGAAGCTGTTTTTTTATCAAGCTCTTCTTCTGCAATGATCATTGCATTTGCAAGAAAATCATCTTTCTTGTTTTTGTTTTTTTCAAAGTAGGCAAGGTGTATTTCAAAAACCAGATCGTACGCCCAATTAAGTAAATCTTCTTCAATTTCTGTCGGTTCTTCTCCTTCAGTAATTTTATTAAATCTTTCCAGAAGATAACCATAAGCTTCAAGTGCTGGTCCGGCAAGCAATAAATATATTATTGCTCCTTCGGGCAGGAAATAAAATATATCATCAAAAGATGAAATCAATTCTTTTGTGAATATATCTAACTCAGGAATGTTATTATTAGGTAGATCTGTGATATTTAATTCTTCAAAATCAATCTCAATTGAATTGAACCAACTAACTTTTGCAGCTTGATTAAGATTATTGAGACGTAGGTGATCGGAAGCAATTTTTTCGTTATATATATTTAGAATTTCCTCAATAACAAATTCTGCTTCTTTATCATCACTGAATGCAGACTTGTTTTTTCTGCTTAAATATTTACTAATTTGAATATCCGCAAAGAGATGATAATCACTTTTTATTTCTTCAATTGATTTTTTCATTCGTAATCCCCGATCATATATTATTTGAGAACGGATATTTTCCGCACAACGAAGGATTGTCGTTTTATATTTCTAACAATGCTTTAAAACTAATAAAATTATCAACGAATATCGAGAATGGATAAATTCTTCTTTTGCTGGCTGTTTCCTTTAGTCTAAATTTGTGTAAATAAATTAAAAAATATTTCATCCCATCAGTTTGCTAAAATTTTCAGTAATAAATAAAGATAAAGCCTCCAAAGCCCGTGCAGGTTTTTTTGAAACGGATCACGGAGTAGTTGAAACTCCTGCGTTTATGCCTGTCGGCACTCAGGGAACTGTAAAAGCTGTTAATCAGGATTATCTCGAAAAAGATATTAATGCACAAATAATACTTTCAAATACTTATCATCTCTATCTACGACCGGGAACTGAGGTTCTCGAAAAAGCTGGCGGACTTCATAAATTTATGAACTGGCAAAAACCAATTTTAACTGACAGCGGCGGCTACCAGGTTTACAGTCTTTCAAGTCTGAGAAAGTTAAAAGAAGATGGAGTGGAATTCAGATCTCATCTCGACGGCTCAACTCATTTCTTTTCACCAGAAAAAGTAATTAAGATCCAACGAAGTATTGGCTCTGACATTATGATGGTTCTTGATGAATGTACTCCTTATCCTTGCGATTATGAGTATGCAAAAAAATCAACCGAACTCACAAGCAAATGGGCAATTTTAAACAAGGAAGCTTTTGAAAATACAAAACCGTTGTACGATCACAATCAATTTCTTTTTGGAATAATTCAGGGAAGTGTTTACGAAGATCTTAGAGAAAGCTCAGCAAAAGATTTACTGCAAAATAATTTTGATGGTTATGCGATCGGCGGATTAGCAGTAGGTGAACCGACAGAGATGATGTATGATATAACAAATTTTACGACCGATTTTATGCCGGAAGATAAACCGAGATATCTGATGGGAGTCGGTCGTCCCGAAAATATACTTGAATCAATTGATCGTGGAATCGATATGTTCGATTGTGTTATGCCAACCAGAAATGCAAGACATGGAGTTCTCTTCACAAATTCAGGTGTATTAACACTGACAAACGCAAAATTTAAAGATGATTTTGAAAAAGTTGATGAAAATTGTAACTGCTATACTTGTCAAAATTATTCAAGAGCATACTTAAGGCATCTGTTTAATTCCGGAGAATTATTAGCTTTGCAACTGGCAAGTATTCATAATCTGCATTTCTATATTTCAATGATGAGTGAAGCAAGAAAACGGATACTTGAAGGATCATTTAAAGAATGGAAAAATAAAACAATGAAAAAAATATCAATCAAAAATAATCTCCGTGAAAACGGGATGGAGGAATAGTGAATCAATTATTAATTGCAATGGCTCCACAAGGAGGAGAAGGCGGCGGTGGATTAGTTAGTACGCTGATCATGTTCGGCGCAATCTTTTTAATTTTTTATTTTATGATTATCAGACCGCAGCAGAAACGAGCTAAGGAAAGAGATAAACTTCTTTCAAATCTTGAGAAAGGTGATAAGGTAGTTACTAATGGCGGAATCCATGGTATAATCTCAGGCTTAGAGGAGAAGACTGCTCTTTTACAAATCAGTGAGAATACAAAAATTAAAATTGAACGATCAGCAATAACAACAGTCCTTCCCAAATAATCTTGATATTATATAGCCCTAAATAATCATTCAGTAAAAAAATGATAACCATTGCCCCGGAAAGTTAGCCGGGGTTTTTTATGATATAAATATGCTCTTGCAAAATTTTTTTTCTTTAATGCAATCAATCTATTTTTACATTAAGAAAATTATTTTCTAAAATTGAATTCGGATTTAAGTATGAAAGCTTTATACAATTTATGCTTTTTGATCTTATTATTTACAATCTGCTTAAACGCTCAGAAGAAAGTTTATATAGCATATATTGAAGGAGATATTGACCTTGGTCTTGCGCCTTATGTAAGCAGAGTAGTTGCTGAAGCAGAAAAAGATAATGCCGAAGCAATAATTTTTAAGATCAATACTTTTGGCGGAAGAGTTGATGCTGCGACTCAGATTAAAGATGCAATTATCAACACTGACTTGCTTACAATTGCCTTCATTAATAACCGGGCAATTTCTGCTGGAGCTTTGATTGCACTCTCCTGCAAAAAAATTGTTATGGTTCCCGGAAGCTTAATCGGTGCTGCAACTGTTGTTGATCAACAGGGTGAGAAAGTAGGTGAGAAGTATCAATCTTATATGCGTTCTGAAATGCGATCAACTGCTGAGAAAAACGGAAGACGTGTTGATATAGCTGAAGGAATGGTTGATGAACGGGTAGTTGTGCCAGGAATTGATGATTCGACAAAACTAATTACACTTACTTCAACTGAAGCACTAAAATATGGTTTTGCCGATACACTGTTAAAAGATTATGATGAAATTTTTGCATATTTCAAATTAGGAAATGCAGAAAAAGTATTTCAGAAATCCAACTGGGCAGAAGATGTCGTCCGTTTTCTGAATAATGGAATAGTTTCATCAATCCTTATAATGATTGGAATATTCGGGTTAATGGCTGAAATAAAATCACCTGGCTGGGGGCTTCCCGGAACGGCAGCTTTAATCGCTCTTGCACTATTCTTCGGTTCATCATACATACTTCAGCTTGCTTCCGTAATTGAAATCCTGATGTTCGTTGCTGGACTTGTTTTGCTTCTGCTTGAGATTTTTGTAATCCCCGGTTTTGGAGTTGCAGGTATTAGTGGAATCATCCTGATAATAGCATCACTTTTTTTATCAATGCTTGGTGCAGATCCGTTTCTTGATTTTAATGCTGTCTCAATGGCAATCATCAAATTGACGATAGGATTAGCGGCTGCGCTGGTTCTTATTTTTCTGCTTGCAAGATTTTTACCCAAATCCAATTTCTTTAAGAAATTTATTTTATCTGAAGAAGAAAAAGCAACTGAAGGCTATACTTCACGTGCGAATTTATCTGAACTTCTTGGCGCTGAAGGAATTGCTGTAACAACACTCCGCCCTGCAGGAACCGCCGAGATTAACGGAAAACGTGTTGATGTTGTTACCGATTCTGAATACATCGAACATGGTAAACCAATTGTTGTGAG is from Ignavibacteriota bacterium and encodes:
- a CDS encoding nodulation protein NfeD, coding for MKALYNLCFLILLFTICLNAQKKVYIAYIEGDIDLGLAPYVSRVVAEAEKDNAEAIIFKINTFGGRVDAATQIKDAIINTDLLTIAFINNRAISAGALIALSCKKIVMVPGSLIGAATVVDQQGEKVGEKYQSYMRSEMRSTAEKNGRRVDIAEGMVDERVVVPGIDDSTKLITLTSTEALKYGFADTLLKDYDEIFAYFKLGNAEKVFQKSNWAEDVVRFLNNGIVSSILIMIGIFGLMAEIKSPGWGLPGTAALIALALFFGSSYILQLASVIEILMFVAGLVLLLLEIFVIPGFGVAGISGIILIIASLFLSMLGADPFLDFNAVSMAIIKLTIGLAAALVLIFLLARFLPKSNFFKKFILSEEEKATEGYTSRANLSELLGAEGIAVTTLRPAGTAEINGKRVDVVTDSEYIEHGKPIVVSAVEGMRVVVKEKKID